In the Lepus europaeus isolate LE1 chromosome 10, mLepTim1.pri, whole genome shotgun sequence genome, TCCGAGTTGCGCCCCCAGCACTGGTCTGTCTGTCACGCAGGTGATCGAGAACTGTGTGGCCGCCGCTGGATTCAGTGTGGGAGAATTTGCAGCCCTGGTGTTTGCTGGAGCCATGGACTTCTCTGAAGGTACGCAGGCAGGGCTCGGTTTTGTGCAGCGGCGTGGTCTTGCCGGGCTCGCTGGGGACTGGACTCGGGCGGTGGACGGCTGAAACACTGGGGGACACTTAGGGGTTCCTCCTTCGTTAAGCTCATGCAGTCGCGTGCTGGTCAGTGTGGTTTGCTTGCACAcgccagtgctggcccccagggagggAACGGAGCGTTTCACTGAGCGAGAGACCAGTTCCACTTCAGTTAAACGTTTTTCCTTAAAGTAAGGCGAGGAACGGCACAGACTGACTCcctctaatttattttcattttatttaaaaagcagacgagagagagggaaagacaaagatcttccacccgcggactcactttccaaatgcccgtgacaagcagggctgggccaggctgaggccaggagccaggacctccgtCAGGCTCCCCTGGgtggggacccaggcacttgatctgcccctgctgcagcccagggtgtgcaccatcGGGAGCTGGAGTCGGAACAGAACTGGGGCTTGGACCCAGCCACTCCCATGAGCAGTGTCCCAagtagggtatttttttttttttaatttattttatttatttgaaagagttacagagagaagtagagccggggggtggggggggggtcttccatcctctggttcgctccccagatggccacagtggtcagagctgagctgaccaaagccaggaggagcgcATAATTCTGATCTAGGCACGCGTGGCCTAAAAGTCAggtcggggccagcactgcggcacagcaggctaagcctccgactgtgatgccggcacccgaccggtcactggttcgagtcctggctgccccacttctgatccagctctctgctatggcctgggaaagcaatggaagatggcccaagtgcttgggcccctgcacctgcatgggagaccggaagaagctcctggctttggatctgtccagctctggccgttatagccatttggcgagtgaaccagcagatgggaagacctctctctgggcGGGCAGGGAGACAAGCTGACCAGGGTGACACAGAGTTAACGCAGGGTTTGATGGGAAGCCCAGCAAGTCGAAGGAGCAAACCCCACACGCTCTCTTCACTCACTCAGCACGCAACCTGTCATTTGTACTGGACTTTAGCCCTGTGCCCCAGAACCTCCGTACGGCCGGCCCGCTGAGCGCCCGTGGGGAGGAAAGAGCAGTAGAGGGGCGGGAGTGCACAGAAATGCCCCCGCAGTCCTCAGTCACCAGGAAAAAGCTGAACCCAGTCGCCAGTGTGTGGctccgggccggcgctgtggttcaccgGGTGAAGCCACTGAGCCtggagagccaggagcctgaactccaccggctctcccatgtgtatggcaggggcctgaggactcgggccaccttccgctgctttgccaggcgTACAGCACAGACCTGGACTGGAGTTGGAGCAGCAGTGCAGGTGTCGGGTAATgccctgtgccacaaggctgcccCTCCATGTGTAGTTCACGTGTACGTGATTTGCAGAATTAcagcatttttaaactttttaagacttatttatgtatttgaaaggtggagttacagagaggcacagcgCCACACACAGCACCTGCTCTTTGGCGAGGGCAGTGCCCCTCTGCGCCAGGCATGAGAGTGGGCGCCGTGCACTGCCCCTGAGCCGCCTCCCTGCCTGCCGTGCGCAGCCTGATTGTCGCCCGTGCTCCTCTCTGGACAGGTCTGTACGCAGTGAAGATCCGCGCGGAGGCCATGCAGGAGGCTTCCGAAGCTGTCCCCAGCGGGATGCTGTCGGTGCTCGGTCAGCGCCAGTCCAAGTTCCCCCTCGCCTGCGCGGACGCCCGGGAGCACTGCAGGTCTCTGGGCATAGAGGAGCCCGTGTGCGAGGTGTCCAACTACCTCTTCCCTGACTGCAGGGTGGTCGCAGGACACCTGGAGGTGGGTGtgaggccccaggaaggcagcgggcACTGCTGGGCGTGGTCTGCAGGCGGTACTTGCAGGCCAGGGGGTGCGTGGTGGACCAGGCTCTGCAGAGGGCGGCCCCTCCACGATGCACAGATGGGGCTGTGAACAGGCCGCCCAGCCCCGTCGGCCGAGCCGGGCGCCTTCAGTCTTCCCTCGTCTGTTCTGGGCTTCGGGCCTCTCCCCTGGCTGCATCCTCagagaacagagagctggtttggttttttttttttttttttttttcagatgtatttatttatttgaaaggcagagtgagacatcTTGTATACGCTGGTGCATTTcctagctggctgcaacagccagggctgggccaagaactCTGCATTTCTCCCACACGGAAGGCAGGGCCCAGCACCCAGGTCGTCTGCTGCTGCCTTACCAGATGCGTTGACTGGGggatgggtcagaagtggagccgctgggagccggcgttgtggcgtagcaggttaagcctctacctgcaatgccagtgccaattcaagacccggctgctccacttccaattcagctccctgctagtgctcctggggaagtggtggaggatggctgaagtgctggggcccctggctcctggcttcggcctggcgcagctctggccgttgcagccatttggggagtgaaccagtggatggaagacctctctctcttctcctttctctgtaattctgactctcaaataaatatctttttaagtggagtggctgggatttTAACAGCTACCTGGCACTCCAGCTGGAGGTTGGCATCAGAAGTGGGACTTCACCCCCGTGCCACCCCGAAGAGCTGTCTGCTGTTGGACAGCTCTGCCCCGCGTCTCCCGCGTGTCTGTTTTTGCACCTGAGGGATTTCCTTTGCTCTGTCCCGTCCACTCGCTGCTTCTGAGCCATTGGTCAGGCAGCTGCTGCCGACAACCCGGGGTCACAGCCGGTACCAGGAACAAGACGGCAGGCCCGGGGCaggcggggctgggcagggcagcttCCTGAGGAGAGGCGGGGGGCCGGCGGAGGGCCAGCCGGAAGCCGGAGCAGCGTCCACCGTGCTGCCAGTGCGGCCGTTTGAAGCCCCTCCGCCTCCCGGGGAGCCACCCTCACTGCGTGCGTCCTCGCCTCTGATCAGGTTGTGGGAGGGGCCAGACGTGGCTTGCAGAGCTGGCCCTGGCGTGGCCGGTGCCGGGCTGTGACCTGAGGACACTGCTGTCTGCCATCTTGAAGACCTCTGCAGATGAGGCGGTTTGCAGGTGTCgggcctgtgggcggggctgttTCCTCTAGAGAACCAGACGGGCGAGACGGCACTGGGCCCGCGTGCTGAGCCGGGCTCTCGTGCACTGGGCTCCGCGTGCTGAGCCGGGCTCTCGTGCACTGGGCCCGCGTGCTGAGCCGGGCTTCAGATGGGCGAGGCGGCGCTGGGCCCGCGTGCTGAGCCGGGCTTCAGACGGGCGAGGCGGCGCTGGGCCCGCGTGCTGAGCCGGGCTTCAGACGGGCGAGGTGGCGCTGGGCCCGCGTGCTGAGCCGGGCTTCAGACGGGCGAGGCGGCACTGGGCCCGCGTGCTGAGCGGGGCTTCAGACGGGCGAGGCGGCACTGGGCCCGCGTGCTGAGCCGGGCTTGCATTTTCCTTCTGAATTTTTGCCTTGAGGATTACAGAGTAGCAGGAGGAGTGGCAGGACTGTCCTGGGGAGCCAGTGCTGCCCCCTCGCACCCTTCCCGGCAGCCTTGTGGGCTGGGGTACGGAGCTTGTCTTAGCGATGAGGCGTGAAGGCACAGGCCCTGGGACTCACTGTGGTCCCCAcccagctggggccaggaggacgcctggaacattctggaacacCGGTGTGCACCTCGTGGTCACGGGTGGGGTTACACGGGGGTGGCTGCCTGGAGAGGGCGCGTCGTGCCCCAGAGGGGCCCCTGGCATGGTGGCCTGggtgctgtgccggcgccgcgcgCTCACGCCGCCTCTGTCCCACAGGCGCTGCACTTCCTGCAGAGGAACGCCGCTCGCTACCACTTCCGGCGCACCAAGATGTTGCCGGTCAGCGGTGGCTTCCACACGCGCCTCATGGAGCCGGCGCTGGAGCCGCTGGCGCAGGTGTTGAAGACCGTCGACATTAAGAAGCCGCTGGTGTCCGTGCACTCCAACGTCACTGGGCACAGGTACGCGCACCCCAGGCACATCCGGAAGCTGCTGCTGCAGCAGGTGGTCTCCCCGGTGAGGTGGGAGCAGACGATGCACGCCATATACGAGCGGAAGAGGGGCACCGAGTTCCCCAGGACGTTCGAAGTaggccctgggcagcagctgggagccaTCCTGAAGAGCTGTAACCTGCAGGCCTGGAAGTCCTACAGCTCTGTGGACGTGCTGCAGGCCAGCGAGGACCCCGGCCCGGACCCCGTGGAGCCCCTGCGGTGACCGCCAGGGCCTCTGGTGGGCTGTGCCAGCCTGCCCGCTCTCCTCACCGGCCTCTCGGCGGCGGAGGCGTTTGCAGAGTGATGGTGTGCCAGGTGCTTTGGATGCCACGCCGTGAGGCACGCACACGAGTGGGCTTTGCACACCCAGTCGCTCTCCCCCTTGAGAAGTGTTTGTCTGCCAGGGCGGCGGCCATGCTGCTTGTGGGGGAGCCCAGACTCAAGCCTGGCCAGCGCCCGAGGGGCTCCTCCATGCCTGCGGCCCACCATCCCTGGGCCCCGGGTCCAGGCGGCCTTATGGCCTCTCAGCTGCACTCGATAGCCGGGAGAGCAAGTCCAATTACTCACGGGCCAGAGTTTGTGGTGGTGGAAAGCAgtggccttggccctggccatCGAGGGTCCTTGAGCGATGTGTACGGGTgcacaggaagagagagctgGGGTCCTGGCCCCAGGCGGGGAAGCTGCAAGTCAGTGGTCTGCGGTCGTGCGCTGAGCCCAGATCCGGTGCAGGCCCGGGAGAGCTCACCCTGCTCGCGCCGTGGACCGGTGCAGTGTCCAGCGAGAGAGGAAACCTTGTTGTGAACAAGATCTCCGAGTTTGTCTGCAGATGTGTTGTGTAGATGTGTCGCATCCTGCAGTCTCAGTGCCGCTGCGTCAGGCAGACCCTTCctgtggggagtgggggggggggcgcatgCCGTGTCCCGACCCCTCACCACTGGTTGCGGGCAGTACCCCCAGGTGCCCCacgctccccaccccaccccacccccagcctggcgAGAACTGCAGGTCTTGTGTAGTTCTCACCATGACCTGAGTCAAAACTCACTGCCCCGggagcttcattttttttaaagatttatttgaaaagtaaggCTACAGAGCAAGGAGggagacctttcatccactggtttactccccagatggctgcgatcgctgggcctgggctgggctgtagGCAGGAAtcggcaagggcccaagcatttgtgccaccTGTTGCTgctcctaggtgcactagcagggagctagattggaagtggagcaaccgggtctcgaaccagcgcctatatgggaccctggcattgcaggaggtggcttatccccttgctttgtgtgtgtgtgtgttttttaattattattattattttttttttgacaggcagagtggatagtgagagagagacagagagaaaggtcttcctttgccgttggttcaccctccaatggccgccgcggtaggcgtgctgcggccggcgcaccgcgctgatccaaagccaggagccaggtgcctctcctggtctcccatgcaggtgcagggcccaaggacttgggccatcctccactgcactccctggccacagcagagagctggcctggaagaggggcaaccgggacaggatcggtgccccgaccgggactagaacccggtgtgccggcaccgcaaggcggaggattagcctagtgagccgtggcgccggccatttgtgtgtgtttttaatatttatttgaaagagttacagagaaggagaggtagagatcttccatctgctggttcactctaaatggctacaactgcctgggttgggccaggctgaagccaagggcttctgggtctcccccgtggatgcaggagcccagggactccagccatcttctgctgctttccccgggcacattagtagggagcgggatcggaagtggagcagtcaggactcgaaccggtgcccacatgggaggctggcactgcagaggctcGGCCTACACACAGCGCGGCCCCTGCTTCATTGTTTAAAAGCTCGTGGGAGGCACCAGTTCCCGCAGCCATGGCCTGGTCCTCTGGCAGCGCTGCGCCTGGGCAAGCACTTAGGCTCACAGCTCTGAGGACAGAACCCAGAGCGAGCCTGGCAATGTGGGGACCTGAGAGGCAGTGGCGGCCTGGACGGGATCAGCCCACCCTCGGACATCCCGGGCCACAGGTGGGGAGGAAGCGGCGAGAGGCCTGCTCACAGTGCGGGTCGGCCACAGGCGGGGCGGGCAGGCCCGTCAGCCATCCTGGGAGCCTTGCCTGTGCTCCGTGGGCTCTGAGCGTGGGTAGAGGCTGGCACAGCGCAGAGGTCACCACAGTGGGCCATGAGGAGAAATCCTGGTGACATTTTAGGTCCCAGGCCACTGGCCCTGTGCTGCCACATCTGTGGGCCCCACGCCTGGAGAACCCTGCCCGTTCTCGGTCTCCAGAGGTCCCGCACGGCCAGGAACTGGGAAGGTGACTGGGTCTTGGTCACAGTGTGCGGAGGGAGCGTGGGTCTCTGATCCGGCACAGCGCACAGGCCgggcccctcccgcccccaccccactacCGTGGGCTGTCGCTGTTCTGCCCCAGGGTATGGTCAGTGTCCACCCCGCCTGGGTCGGCCACGTGGCTGCCATGGTGGGACGCTTTAGCACTCAGGCCCCTGGGTGACCAGTGCTGTCTCCACCCTGTTCTTGGGAGGGACAGGCCTCTCATCCTCTCTGCAGAGGTTGGGGAGCAACTGGTGACGCAGAGGTGACAGTGGGCTTCCCCTAGCAAGGCCACCTGCAGAGGCAGCTCCGTCAGCCCCTTACGTCCCTGGGCCATTTCCACTTGCAATCTGGAGCCGACAAGGGTGACAACCAGCTCAGGAGTCGTGTGTGTCAACACTGGGAGGCCTGTCCTGCCACGCGGACGGCAGTGGACTAGCAAGATGTCACAGGTGCCGGATCCTGCAGCTGGCCCCGGCCACCCCCGCCAGGGGCCACAGGCCACTCAGATGCAAgtcctcctgtctcccaccctAGGGCCTTTGCACAAGCCGTTCCTGCTGCAAGGTGCTGGCGGCCCACAGGAGATAACCCCTAACCGTGGACTGGGCACCAGGGCAGGACAGGAAGGGGCAAGGCTGCCAGCCGTCATGCAGAATCCCAAGATGGCATCCGCAGGCCTCAGCTGCCCTGCCCCCAAGGAGGACCGGACGCCAGCTGGAAACCAACATTTTATTACGCTCTCCCAGGCCCCGAGAGATCTAGTCCAGTagactctctgctgtggacacCGCAGCCACGGGGGTGTGGCCAGCACTCCCCCCACTGCCTGCTCCTGGCGGGCTGGGTCTCAGCGCCTGCGGGCTGTTAGCCAGTAACGCCCGGAGGTTCAGGAATTCAtcttacaaaaacaaaaccagcaagACCTGGGGTACGAAAGCTCAGCAGTCCCAGCACTGAGTTTAAATATAAAAACGGCATCGTCAGGAAACAGCTCAGTTAAAAAGACAGGCGAGGCCAAGGGCCCCGGGggctggcggggggcgggggccagccctgcccctccgaGGGGCCTCACTGCAGCACGAGCAGCAGCCCCccgcccagcagcagcagcagcagcagcggcagctccAGGGATGCCTGTGGACGAGGTGGGAGGTGAGGCCCCGGCCCAGCCACACGGGGCGCCTCACCCACAacggggagagaggggaggggaggccggcGGGCCGGCTGGGGGTGGGCGTGCAGGCTGGTCAGGGGAGCTGCCCCGAGTGGCAGCTGTCTGGTCTGAGGATTACGTGCACCCAGCTAGCCCAGAGGCCTGCAGgaccaggctggggtggggacagtGGCAGACCGGACAGGCAGAAGCAGCGCCAAGGGGCCCCTCAAGCTCTCACCCAGGGGCTCCGGAGCTTTATGAGGCTGGCAAGGTGGAGCCCCACGCTTCCGAGAACACCCGTGAAGCCCGTCTGGCTGTAGGCGAAGGCCAGGCTGTAAGGGAACAAGCAGACAGtgcagggtcagggctgggggcCCGCGGGGCAGggagccaccccaccccacccccccaccccccggctctCCCCAGAGGGCCTGCCTTCCTCAGCCAGTGTCTCCCTATCTACCACCGCCTGGGCTGTGCCGTCagctggctggggcaggggaccCAGGAGCCAccctcaggggctggggctggttaAGGGTTCACGGCCCGCCTGGGGGTGCTGAGGCCAGTTCCTCCCATGGCTTCCTGGgggcccagccctgtgctgaTTCCAGGTCTCTActtgctgcccagggc is a window encoding:
- the MCAT gene encoding malonyl-CoA-acyl carrier protein transacylase, mitochondrial encodes the protein MSVGVARAAWARGWGAGWRGGAVDVAALLRDATAAEEPRAAAARREPGQCSVLLFPGQGSQQVGMGRGLLGFPRVRELYDAARRVLGYDLLALSLHGPQEDLDRTVHCQPAIFVASLAAVEKLHHLQPEVIENCVAAAGFSVGEFAALVFAGAMDFSEGLYAVKIRAEAMQEASEAVPSGMLSVLGQRQSKFPLACADAREHCRSLGIEEPVCEVSNYLFPDCRVVAGHLEALHFLQRNAARYHFRRTKMLPVSGGFHTRLMEPALEPLAQVLKTVDIKKPLVSVHSNVTGHRYAHPRHIRKLLLQQVVSPVRWEQTMHAIYERKRGTEFPRTFEVGPGQQLGAILKSCNLQAWKSYSSVDVLQASEDPGPDPVEPLR